A region of Candidatus Brocadiaceae bacterium DNA encodes the following proteins:
- a CDS encoding metallophosphoesterase, translating to MLVGILADTHDNLPKVSAAMKLFAERGVGTILHAGDFVAPFVLRLMGQGGVPIIGVFGNNDGERAGLSRACDGLHAAPYRCVLGGRTIVLAHDADQLAGASDGADLLVCGHTHEPRVQMGPPLLVNPGEAGGWLTGLSTAALVSLETMEAELVQLGPQETVLP from the coding sequence ATGCTGGTCGGAATCCTGGCCGACACTCACGACAACCTGCCCAAGGTCTCGGCGGCGATGAAGCTGTTCGCCGAACGCGGGGTCGGCACGATCCTCCACGCAGGCGACTTCGTGGCCCCGTTCGTCCTGCGCCTGATGGGGCAGGGCGGGGTGCCGATCATCGGCGTCTTCGGGAACAACGACGGGGAGCGCGCCGGGCTGAGCAGGGCCTGCGACGGCCTTCACGCCGCGCCCTACCGGTGCGTGCTGGGCGGGCGCACGATCGTGCTGGCCCATGACGCGGACCAGCTTGCGGGCGCCTCCGACGGGGCCGACCTGCTCGTGTGCGGCCACACGCACGAGCCCCGTGTGCAGATGGGCCCGCCTCTGCTGGTCAACCCCGGCGAGGCCGGCGGCTGGCTCACCGGCCTTTCCACGGCGGCGCTGGTGAGCCTGGAGACCATGGAGGCGGAACTCGTTCAACTCGGACCTCAGGAGACGGTTCTCCCATGA
- a CDS encoding PQQ-binding-like beta-propeller repeat protein: MQTQDGTAPMWEFKAAEPVGRIAAAHAASCALVCAGERTVHVLDEGGTVCGRFKAGQLVRCLDVGGGSVLTALAGTAIIYAFSPSGDFEWRVELGGPVTAYAVGQSGEFLAAVSEAGWLYTYSAVTRERRVAPIGFPMTAIVVRDADARRIVVVGAKGQLAQLDGQGKTQWQKDLGFRAESVSADATGDRVFVAGGRRGLLVFDAAGREAGKVAPGGDVQRVEAGPRGFPAMVELAEGRLALIDEGGQVVWERPGPKPAGTWAYGAAGGCLVVAETDRRVVAYRVATAGDEPAEAPRPAAAGPSKDQEPAEPGADDYLAIEEAMAADAPAPAAAAAAPRNTDRNLLWKKRLHDALLPIRPGLLRSSADGAFLLVGLADGQVAVLDRQGAPVLRHRVVEAAEVVPAAFIEAVGLHAGRSLHVLQPATGDVREIGLGEADLLGIGCADDLSVAYTLEDGGWLCRLGQGGEAAWRRPVGDEARTLLVSATGRTVLVVDADGRLRYYDPQGTLQRKLRFADGDRHHPVVVGDDFSAFVAPRGRLTVLDGTGRQAWSRRLFEPIVRVDRLGGALAAYGENALCAVADVRAGTVWDFAPPPGAVLLRTPSEGGPVVLHAAGPHLTVFAGREAALEPRWHCLCDADVKQFEADAEARCIVAAADGKLYRFEHRE; the protein is encoded by the coding sequence ATGCAGACGCAGGATGGGACGGCACCGATGTGGGAGTTCAAGGCGGCCGAACCGGTCGGCCGGATCGCCGCCGCGCACGCAGCTTCGTGCGCCCTGGTCTGCGCCGGTGAGCGCACCGTGCACGTGCTCGATGAGGGGGGCACGGTCTGCGGGCGCTTCAAGGCGGGCCAGCTGGTCCGCTGCCTCGACGTGGGCGGCGGCTCCGTTCTGACCGCCCTGGCCGGCACGGCGATCATCTATGCGTTCTCCCCAAGCGGCGACTTCGAATGGCGCGTGGAACTGGGCGGCCCCGTCACCGCCTATGCCGTCGGCCAGTCGGGCGAGTTCCTGGCCGCCGTCTCCGAGGCCGGCTGGCTCTACACATACTCGGCGGTCACCCGCGAGCGGCGCGTGGCGCCCATCGGATTTCCCATGACGGCGATCGTGGTCCGCGACGCGGACGCCCGCCGTATCGTCGTGGTCGGCGCGAAGGGGCAGCTTGCGCAACTGGACGGCCAGGGCAAGACGCAGTGGCAGAAGGACCTGGGCTTCCGGGCCGAATCCGTCTCGGCCGACGCGACCGGCGACCGCGTGTTCGTGGCCGGCGGCCGACGGGGCCTGCTGGTCTTCGACGCCGCCGGGCGCGAGGCGGGCAAGGTGGCCCCCGGCGGGGACGTGCAGCGGGTCGAGGCCGGCCCGCGAGGGTTTCCGGCGATGGTCGAGCTGGCAGAGGGCCGGCTGGCTCTGATCGACGAGGGCGGCCAGGTCGTCTGGGAGCGACCGGGGCCGAAGCCGGCCGGAACCTGGGCCTACGGAGCGGCCGGCGGCTGCCTCGTCGTGGCGGAGACCGACCGCCGCGTCGTCGCCTACCGGGTGGCAACGGCCGGGGACGAGCCCGCCGAGGCCCCGCGCCCTGCCGCGGCCGGCCCGTCGAAGGACCAGGAGCCGGCCGAACCGGGCGCGGACGACTACCTGGCGATCGAGGAGGCGATGGCCGCCGACGCCCCCGCCCCCGCCGCTGCGGCGGCGGCCCCGCGCAACACGGACAGGAACCTGCTGTGGAAGAAGCGCCTGCACGACGCGCTGCTGCCGATCCGCCCGGGCCTGCTGCGTTCGTCGGCCGACGGGGCCTTCCTGCTCGTGGGCCTGGCAGACGGGCAGGTCGCGGTGCTTGACCGTCAGGGCGCGCCGGTTCTGCGGCACCGCGTCGTCGAGGCCGCCGAGGTCGTGCCGGCGGCGTTCATCGAGGCCGTCGGCCTGCACGCCGGCAGGTCGCTGCATGTGCTGCAGCCCGCGACCGGGGACGTCCGGGAGATCGGCCTGGGCGAGGCGGACCTGTTGGGCATCGGCTGTGCCGACGATCTGAGCGTCGCCTACACGCTGGAGGACGGCGGCTGGCTCTGCCGTCTCGGGCAGGGGGGCGAGGCGGCCTGGCGGCGGCCCGTCGGCGACGAGGCCCGGACGCTGCTCGTGAGCGCGACCGGGCGGACCGTGCTGGTCGTCGATGCGGACGGGCGCCTGCGCTACTACGACCCCCAGGGCACCCTTCAGCGGAAGCTGCGTTTCGCCGACGGCGACCGGCACCACCCCGTGGTGGTCGGCGACGACTTCAGCGCGTTCGTGGCGCCCCGAGGGCGGCTGACGGTACTGGACGGCACGGGACGGCAGGCCTGGAGCCGGCGGCTTTTCGAGCCGATCGTGCGCGTAGACCGCCTGGGGGGCGCCCTGGCCGCCTACGGCGAGAACGCGCTCTGCGCCGTGGCGGACGTGCGCGCCGGCACGGTGTGGGATTTCGCGCCCCCACCGGGAGCGGTGCTGCTGAGGACCCCGTCGGAGGGCGGGCCCGTCGTGCTCCACGCGGCCGGGCCGCACCTGACGGTCTTCGCCGGTCGGGAGGCCGCACTGGAGCCGCGCTGGCACTGCCTCTGCGACGCGGACGTCAAGCAGTTCGAGGCCGACGCGGAGGCTCGCTGCATCGTGGCGGCGGCCGACGGCAAGCTCTACCGGTTCGAGCACAGGGAGTAG
- a CDS encoding amidohydrolase family protein, protein MLIDFHAHLYEDAGYGEALAETARNLGIDRLCICGGEGRYGLAANAEVRRQADAYPEMFLPFAHVDPGEDGPATVERLRRAGFVGLCAWGPSAPYDAEEYFPFYEAAEALRMPLLLHTCVLPPTPLDRSRRMRTMNAHPMHLDTLARCFPNLSIVGVGLGGPWYEEAVEVLRHHGNVHFDLSGDLLRRKGAEFVGDLLRPPQAALWEQNAADDLWGRIIFGTGVRHDEIASVERDHQRVFRSLALAPECIDSVMGGTAARLLGLSAES, encoded by the coding sequence ATGCTGATCGACTTCCACGCACACCTCTACGAGGACGCGGGCTACGGCGAGGCGCTGGCGGAGACGGCCCGGAACCTGGGCATCGACCGCCTGTGCATCTGCGGCGGCGAGGGCCGCTACGGGCTGGCCGCCAACGCAGAGGTTCGCAGGCAGGCCGATGCCTACCCGGAGATGTTCTTGCCGTTCGCCCACGTGGACCCGGGCGAAGACGGGCCCGCGACAGTCGAACGCCTCCGCCGCGCAGGTTTCGTCGGGCTGTGCGCCTGGGGGCCGTCGGCTCCCTACGATGCCGAGGAATACTTCCCCTTCTACGAGGCCGCCGAGGCGCTGCGCATGCCGCTGCTCCTCCATACGTGCGTGCTGCCGCCCACGCCGCTGGACCGCTCCCGGCGCATGCGCACCATGAATGCACACCCGATGCACCTGGACACGCTGGCCCGCTGCTTCCCGAACCTGAGCATCGTCGGCGTCGGGCTGGGCGGGCCGTGGTACGAGGAGGCCGTCGAGGTGCTGCGGCACCATGGGAACGTGCACTTCGACCTGTCCGGCGACCTGCTGCGCCGCAAGGGGGCGGAGTTCGTCGGCGACCTGCTCAGACCGCCCCAGGCCGCCCTGTGGGAGCAGAACGCGGCGGACGATCTGTGGGGCCGGATCATCTTCGGCACCGGCGTGCGGCACGACGAGATCGCGTCCGTCGAACGCGACCACCAGCGCGTCTTCCGTTCGCTCGCCCTGGCACCTGAGTGCATCGACTCGGTCATGGGAGGCACGGCGGCGCGGCTGCTGGGACTGTCGGCGGAGTCGTAA
- a CDS encoding DNA gyrase inhibitor YacG, whose protein sequence is MQVACPTCGRPVVYSTDAAGRFFPFCSERCRLIDLGKWLDEEHRIPGPPAEDVPGAGGEPTAG, encoded by the coding sequence CTGCAGGTAGCGTGTCCCACGTGCGGGAGGCCGGTCGTGTACTCCACGGATGCGGCGGGGCGGTTCTTCCCATTCTGCTCCGAGCGGTGCCGCCTGATCGACCTCGGCAAGTGGCTCGACGAGGAGCACCGCATCCCCGGCCCCCCGGCCGAGGATGTGCCCGGCGCCGGCGGGGAGCCCACCGCCGGTTGA
- a CDS encoding zinc ribbon domain-containing protein: protein MPTYDYECKQCGHRFEAFQGMSDEPLKTCPECGKKKLVRLIGGGAGIIFRGSGFYITDYRNGSRSPAKAATGTAGSGSGSGSGSGGSASGGAGN, encoded by the coding sequence ATGCCCACCTATGATTACGAGTGCAAGCAGTGCGGACACCGCTTCGAGGCCTTTCAGGGCATGAGCGATGAGCCGCTGAAGACATGCCCGGAGTGCGGGAAGAAGAAGCTGGTGCGGCTGATCGGGGGAGGCGCCGGCATCATCTTCCGGGGATCGGGCTTCTACATCACCGACTACCGGAACGGTTCGCGGAGCCCGGCGAAGGCCGCGACCGGCACGGCCGGTTCGGGGTCCGGTTCGGGGTCGGGGTCGGGCGGCAGCGCCTCGGGGGGGGCCGGGAACTGA
- a CDS encoding nucleotide exchange factor GrpE has product MNDDQDRRPQADAAEPARDDACENPAFGHAADSEGGVTLSYAQYEELKALAGERDEYLRRLQRAVADYQNLQKRVERFQDAARQVALRALADDFLPVADSLGRALEAAANSEGGAGMIEGLRLVEHEFYRALAGVGIRPIEAVGQPFNPDYHEAVLQMPVKGVPTHTVVQELKKGFLLGETLVRPAQVIVAAAPADETIDSPDADA; this is encoded by the coding sequence ATGAACGATGATCAGGACCGCCGACCCCAGGCCGATGCGGCCGAGCCCGCACGCGATGATGCGTGCGAGAATCCGGCCTTCGGCCACGCCGCAGACTCCGAAGGCGGTGTGACGCTCTCCTACGCGCAGTACGAGGAGTTGAAGGCCCTGGCCGGCGAGCGCGATGAGTATCTCCGCCGCCTCCAGAGGGCGGTGGCCGACTACCAGAACCTCCAGAAGCGTGTCGAGCGCTTCCAGGACGCCGCGCGCCAGGTCGCTCTGAGGGCGCTTGCCGACGACTTCCTGCCCGTTGCCGACAGCCTGGGGCGCGCCCTGGAGGCCGCCGCGAACTCCGAAGGCGGCGCCGGCATGATCGAAGGGCTGCGGCTGGTCGAACACGAGTTCTACCGCGCCCTGGCCGGCGTCGGCATCCGGCCGATCGAAGCGGTGGGACAGCCGTTCAACCCCGACTACCACGAGGCCGTACTCCAGATGCCCGTCAAGGGCGTGCCGACCCACACGGTCGTGCAGGAACTGAAGAAGGGCTTCCTGCTCGGCGAGACGCTTGTGCGTCCGGCACAGGTGATCGTCGCAGCCGCGCCGGCGGACGAGACGATTGACTCGCCCGATGCCGACGCGTAG
- the dnaJ gene encoding molecular chaperone DnaJ has product MADRDYYEVLGVARDASQAEIKKAYRRKALEYHPDRNQDDPAAAERFKEAAEAYEVLGNEETRSRYDRFGRAGLQGVPLHDFGSVDDILNVFSDFFGGAGLFDGFFGGGGGARRPGRGRNLRVSVELDLREVLDGVERAIPLVRQEVCRECDGRGAPEGGLRSCAQCNGYGQVESRQGFFRMRTTCPRCQGRGTVVVDPCSRCGGQGRIRKEVEVTVHVPAGIESGTRLRVRGEGEALPGSPSGDLYCDVYVQPHDVFERNGPDLLCEVPIGYPTAALGGAVDVPSLDGEARQLNVPAGTQSGDVLRLRRLGLPRLNSTARGDLLVRVVIETPHRLTARQEELLRELAEIEEENVSEKRKSFLAKLKDYIYGEGTPAEEQ; this is encoded by the coding sequence ATGGCGGACCGTGACTACTACGAGGTGCTGGGCGTCGCCAGGGATGCCTCGCAGGCCGAGATCAAGAAGGCATATCGCCGCAAGGCGCTCGAATACCACCCCGACCGCAACCAGGACGACCCGGCCGCCGCCGAGAGATTCAAGGAGGCGGCCGAAGCCTACGAGGTGCTCGGCAACGAAGAGACGCGGAGCCGCTATGACCGCTTCGGCCGGGCCGGCCTCCAGGGCGTGCCGCTGCACGATTTCGGCTCGGTCGACGACATTCTGAACGTCTTCAGCGACTTCTTCGGCGGAGCGGGCCTGTTCGACGGCTTCTTCGGAGGGGGCGGCGGCGCACGTCGCCCCGGACGCGGCCGGAACCTGCGCGTCTCGGTCGAGCTGGACCTGCGCGAGGTCCTGGACGGGGTCGAGAGGGCCATCCCGCTCGTGCGCCAGGAGGTCTGCCGCGAATGCGACGGGCGGGGCGCCCCCGAGGGCGGCCTGCGTTCCTGCGCCCAGTGCAACGGATACGGACAGGTCGAGAGCCGACAGGGCTTCTTCCGCATGCGCACGACCTGCCCCCGCTGCCAGGGCCGGGGCACCGTCGTCGTCGACCCCTGCTCCCGGTGCGGCGGACAGGGCCGCATCCGCAAGGAGGTCGAGGTGACCGTGCACGTGCCGGCCGGCATCGAATCGGGCACGCGACTGCGCGTGCGCGGCGAGGGCGAGGCCCTGCCGGGCAGCCCGTCCGGCGACCTCTACTGCGACGTCTACGTGCAGCCGCACGACGTATTCGAGCGCAACGGTCCCGACCTGCTCTGCGAAGTGCCCATCGGCTACCCGACCGCCGCCCTGGGAGGTGCGGTCGACGTGCCGTCGCTGGACGGAGAGGCCCGGCAACTCAACGTGCCCGCCGGCACGCAGAGCGGCGACGTGCTGAGGCTGCGCCGGCTGGGGCTGCCGCGCCTCAACAGCACGGCCCGCGGCGACCTGCTCGTGCGCGTGGTCATCGAGACGCCCCACCGCCTCACGGCCCGTCAGGAGGAACTGCTGCGCGAGCTGGCGGAGATCGAGGAAGAGAACGTATCGGAGAAGCGCAAGAGCTTCCTTGCGAAGCTCAAGGACTACATCTACGGTGAAGGGACGCCGGCCGAGGAGCAGTAA
- the groL gene encoding chaperonin GroEL (60 kDa chaperone family; promotes refolding of misfolded polypeptides especially under stressful conditions; forms two stacked rings of heptamers to form a barrel-shaped 14mer; ends can be capped by GroES; misfolded proteins enter the barrel where they are refolded when GroES binds) has translation MAPKQLMYGQEARSKILRGVQKLADAVRVTMGPTGHTVVLQKSYGGPKVTKDGVTVAKEIELEDKFESMGAKLVNEVASKTSDDAGDGTTTATVLAELIYREGLRAVAAGANPMAIRRGVDEAVAAVVAELKARSQPVNSRDEIAQVGTISANGDREIGEKLAEAVDKVGKDGVITVEDGNTLEMELEFVEGMQFDKGYLSPYFITNAESMQVELEDPYILIHQAKISSARDMIPLLEKVLSAGKPLLIVAEDVESEALALLVVNKLRGLLPCCAVKAPGFGDRRKAMLSDLAVVTAGRFISEDLGVKLDGLQLSDLGRAKRVIVTKDDTTVIEGAGKTSDIRARIEQIRKQIEQTTSDYDREKLQERLAKLAGGVAVVRVGAATEAELNEKKARVEDALHAVRAAADEGVIPGGGCTLVRCKDAVAKRRERLRGDEKTGADIIAKALEAPLMSIAGNSGVNGAVVVADVLEQKDGVGFDALTGQYVDMVKAGIIDPTKVTRTALENAASIAALMLTTEALVTDLDEDAEEGAAPEGTVR, from the coding sequence ATGGCACCGAAGCAATTGATGTACGGGCAGGAAGCCCGCAGCAAGATACTCAGAGGCGTCCAGAAGCTGGCCGACGCCGTGCGCGTGACCATGGGGCCCACGGGCCACACCGTGGTCCTTCAGAAGAGCTACGGCGGCCCGAAGGTCACCAAGGACGGCGTGACCGTCGCCAAGGAGATCGAACTCGAGGATAAGTTCGAGAGCATGGGCGCCAAGCTCGTCAACGAGGTCGCCAGCAAGACGAGCGACGACGCGGGCGACGGCACGACCACGGCCACCGTGCTGGCCGAGCTGATCTACCGCGAGGGCCTGCGCGCCGTCGCGGCCGGGGCCAACCCCATGGCGATCCGTCGCGGCGTCGACGAAGCCGTCGCCGCCGTCGTGGCCGAGCTGAAGGCGCGCAGCCAGCCCGTCAACAGCCGGGACGAGATCGCGCAGGTCGGCACCATCAGCGCCAACGGCGACCGGGAGATCGGTGAGAAGCTGGCCGAGGCGGTCGACAAGGTCGGCAAGGACGGCGTCATCACCGTCGAGGACGGCAACACGCTGGAGATGGAGCTGGAGTTCGTCGAGGGCATGCAGTTCGACAAGGGCTACCTCTCGCCGTACTTCATCACCAACGCCGAGAGCATGCAGGTGGAGCTGGAGGATCCCTACATCCTGATCCACCAGGCGAAGATATCGAGTGCGCGCGACATGATCCCGCTGCTGGAGAAGGTGCTCAGCGCGGGCAAGCCCCTGCTGATCGTCGCCGAGGACGTCGAAAGCGAAGCCCTCGCCCTGCTGGTCGTGAACAAGCTGCGCGGCCTGCTGCCGTGCTGCGCCGTGAAGGCGCCGGGCTTCGGCGATCGGCGCAAGGCCATGCTGAGCGATCTGGCCGTCGTGACCGCCGGGCGCTTCATCAGCGAGGACCTGGGCGTGAAGCTCGACGGCCTGCAGTTGAGCGACCTGGGCCGGGCCAAGCGCGTCATCGTCACCAAGGACGACACGACCGTCATCGAGGGCGCCGGCAAGACGTCCGACATCCGCGCGCGGATCGAGCAGATCCGCAAGCAGATCGAGCAGACCACGAGCGACTACGACCGCGAGAAGCTCCAGGAGCGGCTGGCCAAGCTCGCCGGCGGCGTCGCCGTCGTCCGTGTCGGCGCCGCGACCGAAGCCGAACTCAATGAGAAGAAGGCCCGCGTCGAGGACGCGCTGCACGCCGTACGCGCCGCCGCCGACGAAGGGGTGATCCCCGGGGGCGGCTGCACTCTCGTCCGCTGCAAGGACGCCGTGGCGAAGCGCCGCGAGCGCCTGCGCGGCGACGAAAAGACGGGTGCCGACATCATCGCCAAGGCGCTGGAGGCCCCGCTGATGAGCATCGCCGGGAACTCGGGCGTCAACGGCGCCGTCGTTGTGGCCGACGTGCTGGAGCAGAAGGACGGCGTCGGCTTCGACGCCCTGACCGGGCAGTACGTGGACATGGTCAAGGCGGGCATCATCGATCCCACCAAGGTCACCCGGACGGCGCTCGAGAACGCCGCCAGCATCGCCGCTCTCATGCTGACGACCGAAGCGCTCGTCACCGATCTGGACGAGGACGCCGAGGAGGGTGCGGCGCCGGAAGGCACGGTGCGCTGA
- a CDS encoding co-chaperone GroES — protein sequence MAKIKPLDDRVVLEILEQAEKTRGGIFLPDTAKEKPQQGRIVAAGPGKVLENGQRGAMTVKKGDVVIFAKYSGTEVEVDGKELLILRESDLLAVVEN from the coding sequence ATGGCCAAGATCAAGCCGTTGGATGACCGCGTTGTGCTGGAGATCCTCGAACAGGCCGAGAAGACCCGCGGAGGCATCTTCCTCCCCGACACGGCCAAGGAGAAGCCGCAGCAGGGCAGGATCGTGGCCGCCGGTCCCGGCAAGGTGCTGGAGAACGGCCAGCGCGGCGCCATGACCGTCAAGAAAGGCGACGTGGTGATCTTCGCGAAGTACAGCGGCACGGAGGTCGAGGTGGACGGCAAGGAGCTTCTCATCCTGCGGGAGAGCGACCTGCTGGCCGTCGTCGAGAACTGA
- the groL gene encoding chaperonin GroEL (60 kDa chaperone family; promotes refolding of misfolded polypeptides especially under stressful conditions; forms two stacked rings of heptamers to form a barrel-shaped 14mer; ends can be capped by GroES; misfolded proteins enter the barrel where they are refolded when GroES binds): MAAKELAFGLEAQEKLLAGVGKLARAVKQTLGPRGRNAVLDKGWGSPKVTKDGVTVADDIELCERYENLGVQLLKQAASKTNDDAGDGTTTATVLAEALCREGMKRVVAGCDSMALRRGMQRACNAVVEELRKHSKTVDGSDGIAAVASIAANNDREIGRMIARAMDKVGRKGVITVEEGRSTQTQVEVVEGMQFDRGYLSPQFITDEDTMQCVLSDCYVLIFEKKITTSKSIAPIMSRVAEQKRPLLVISEDVESEALATLVVNKLRGVISCAAVKAPGYGDRRKAMMEDIAILTGARAIFQDLGIELENVGPADLGRAKKVTLTDKTCTIVGGAGSAAELKARVAQIEREIEATTSDYDREKLQERLAKLSGGVAQINVGATTETEMKEKKALVEDALNATRAAIEEGILPGGGVALLRAVGAVEKLKLEGDEAVGAGVVRSVLRVPLMTIADNAGLEGAVVARTTERNTDYAFGYDADQEKYCDLFEQGVIDPTKVIRTALQNAVSVAGIILSTECLIREKKDETDEAGMGGPEAGMGGMGGMGGMGGMGGMGMM; encoded by the coding sequence ATGGCCGCCAAGGAATTGGCTTTCGGCCTGGAAGCACAGGAGAAGCTTCTGGCCGGCGTCGGCAAGCTCGCCCGCGCCGTGAAGCAAACGCTCGGTCCCCGGGGCCGCAACGCCGTGCTCGACAAGGGCTGGGGCAGTCCGAAGGTCACCAAGGACGGCGTGACCGTTGCCGACGACATCGAGCTCTGTGAGCGCTACGAGAACCTGGGCGTTCAGTTGCTCAAGCAGGCCGCGTCGAAGACCAACGACGACGCGGGCGACGGCACCACCACGGCCACCGTGCTGGCCGAGGCGCTCTGCCGCGAGGGCATGAAGCGCGTCGTGGCCGGCTGCGACTCCATGGCCCTGCGCCGCGGCATGCAGCGGGCCTGCAATGCCGTCGTCGAGGAGCTCCGCAAGCACAGCAAGACCGTCGACGGATCCGACGGCATCGCCGCCGTGGCGTCCATCGCCGCGAACAACGACCGGGAGATCGGCCGCATGATCGCCCGCGCCATGGACAAGGTCGGGCGCAAGGGTGTCATCACGGTCGAGGAGGGCCGCAGCACCCAGACCCAGGTGGAAGTCGTCGAGGGCATGCAGTTCGACCGCGGCTACCTGTCCCCGCAGTTCATCACCGACGAAGACACGATGCAGTGCGTGCTCTCGGACTGCTACGTGCTCATCTTCGAGAAGAAGATCACCACGTCCAAGTCCATCGCGCCCATCATGAGCCGCGTGGCCGAGCAGAAGCGTCCCCTGCTGGTCATCAGCGAGGACGTGGAGAGCGAGGCCCTGGCCACGCTCGTGGTCAACAAACTGCGCGGCGTCATCAGTTGCGCCGCCGTCAAGGCGCCGGGCTACGGCGACCGTCGCAAGGCCATGATGGAGGACATCGCCATCCTGACCGGCGCGCGGGCCATCTTCCAGGACCTCGGCATCGAGCTGGAGAACGTCGGGCCGGCCGATCTGGGTCGGGCCAAGAAGGTGACGCTGACGGACAAGACGTGCACGATCGTGGGCGGGGCCGGCTCGGCGGCCGAGCTGAAGGCCCGCGTCGCGCAGATCGAGCGCGAGATCGAGGCGACCACCAGCGACTACGACCGCGAGAAGCTCCAGGAGCGGCTGGCCAAGCTCAGCGGCGGCGTCGCCCAGATCAACGTCGGCGCCACCACCGAGACCGAGATGAAGGAGAAGAAGGCGCTCGTCGAGGACGCCCTGAACGCGACCCGGGCAGCCATCGAGGAAGGCATCCTGCCCGGCGGCGGCGTCGCCCTGCTGCGAGCAGTCGGCGCGGTCGAGAAGCTGAAGCTGGAAGGCGACGAGGCCGTCGGCGCCGGCGTGGTGCGGTCCGTCCTGCGCGTGCCGCTGATGACGATCGCCGACAACGCCGGCCTGGAGGGCGCCGTCGTGGCCCGGACGACGGAGCGGAACACCGACTACGCGTTCGGCTACGACGCCGACCAGGAGAAGTACTGCGACCTGTTCGAGCAAGGCGTCATCGACCCCACGAAGGTCATCCGCACGGCCCTGCAGAACGCCGTCAGCGTGGCCGGCATCATCCTGAGCACCGAATGCCTGATCCGCGAGAAGAAGGACGAGACGGACGAGGCAGGCATGGGCGGCCCGGAAGCCGGCATGGGCGGCATGGGTGGCATGGGCGGGATGGGTGGTATGGGCGGCATGGGCATGATGTGA